Below is a window of Drosophila bipectinata strain 14024-0381.07 chromosome XR, DbipHiC1v2, whole genome shotgun sequence DNA.
ggtgtgtgcaaagtttcaagacgatagctttaaaactgagagactagtttgcgtagaaacagacagacggacagacggacagacggacagacggacagacggacagacggacatgctcatatcaactcaggaggtgatcctgatcaagaatatatatactttatagggtcggagatgtctccttcactgcgttgcacacttttggacaaaattataataccctctgcaagggtataaaaaagttataaaaagaaagaaaatattattttcccaAAATTCTATACCTGTTTACctcttttctttaatttatatttagtataaacatatatacCCCCAACTCTTCTCAGTGTAAAGAAAAAAAGCCCGAGTCAATAGATTGAGagagaaaataagaaaataaatgttaatCGAGTTCTTGGGACTGACAGTCGATTGAGGTGAGCTGAATTGAATTGGTTTATGTGTTTCTTTCACCGCAGAATGTGACAGGACCTAGGGGGGCCAGATATATAAGCCAGGACCCCCGTAGGAAGGTACAAGAACCAGGACAAGGACGTGTGTTGACAGGACATCTTTATACGTCATGCTTGAATGTCTGTTTCTGTTACCCAGGGAGCTGGTCCTCTGTTGGGAGTCCTGCACTTGACATATGAATGTGCGATGAAGCACAAGAGTATATCCTGAATATCCTCTCGAAATCCTGGCCAACATTAATAACACTCTGTGGTCAGAACTTCTTGTggttaaatattcaaaagacGAAAAACCCGTTTAAAGCTCTCGTGTGGCGCggtgtccttttttgtttagatcCTTGGGGGCTTAAGGTCCACGCTTTTTCGAAGCTTTTTGAGGCAAAAGGAAACAGGATTAAACATGTTTGGTATTTCGCGAGCTTTGTGGAAGAACACAAAAGGATTATTTGTTCCCTCGAAAGCTTATGGTTGACCTTTTTCCAGGAAAAGCTTTAGGAAAAGTCCCTGGCTTTGAGAGGATTCTAAAGTTGTGGGCGCTTATGTGCTTGGAAGCTTATAGGAACCTTCGTTTGGcgggaaaattattttaaagttttttaaaaagtttttttcttaCCTTGTTTttaaccataaaaaaaacgaACTACTTGTTTTTTACATTCCTTGTGGCTGATAGCTTAGGACCCAATTCCGACAACAAAGAAGCACCAAGAGGAATGGGGCTGGGCACCCCTGAATTAGTTCACAATCAcaattttatatacatttctaaattttttacaTGCTTAATTTTGTATTAGTTTACATACATATCTTGTTTTCTGTATGTATGTCTCATTTAAATCATCAATTAACTTGCAGTTTGGAGTCGCATTATTGGATAAACATCTGCACTAAAGTATCTAAGTATTCCCATTTTGACAAACCAGGGAAGCCGTAGATATATAAATTTTGTCCGTGATCAATGTTATGTTGATGTGCTGTTTTTCTCATTGCATATATGGTGTGCATACATCAAATTTTTGGTCATACATCTGTACCATAAGTATCTAAATATTCCCCTTAATGGGAAACAGGGAAATCTTTAGATAGCTTATTATTATGAATACaactttttttgttcttttgaCACCTGTGCAGTGTATATGCCGAGTGTGTAGTTAGTAAAGGACAAGTAGTTGTAATGGCGAATGAAGAGGGGAAGAATCCTGCGAATATTTCTGTTGTGTTAAGCTAACTGAATAATTTAAGCTCCTCTAGAATTGATATCCATCCATTGGCGGCGGTGGAGTCGACATCTCAAAGGACTGGCCATCGGCTGACAATCCTGGTCCCGCTGCTCCTGGGGGTGTTAATGCGACTTGCAATTGTTGACTAAGTCCATTTGGCCCTGACTGATCTCCAGCAACATGAGCTTGTTGTGTGACGCTCTGGGGTGTTTCCATATTATCATCGTCCGGATAATAGGATTCAATTAACTTTACAGACATTTCATGGACAGCCTCATTATAGTGCAACTTCAACTTCTCCAGTCTCTCCAATCCGCCCAGTTCTTCAAATTTAAAGGTAAAGATTTGAATAGACTGCAGATTTTCGGCCAGGTTGAACAGTCCCTCGATTCCGGTCAGGATGCGTATCAAGATCCTGGTGTCTTGTGAATCGAGCAGCTTAATGAACGGCAGGAAAATGTCATATTCATCCACCATGGCTATGGTTTGGTGCGGAGTTCCGAATGTGATCGTATTGCAAATGCACACGACTACCTCTCTTTGGATCCGGAAATCGCCGTTCGACAAAATTTTGGCCAGCTGCGTGTATATTTTTGCCTCCAGCATGGCCTGGATTTGATTTTGGTTATAAGACAGCTGGGTGAAAATGCAGACGGTCCGCTTAACGACCATTGGCTTCTCGTGTTCCAACAAATTTCCTAGATACGGCAGGCACCCCACCGATATCGCATAATTGCCGAAGTCTTCCGTTTTGGCGATAACATTCTCAACGCAACGCAGTGCCGGCATCAAGACGGATATGTGCGTTTGGATAGTCAGTTGGCCGACGATCCATGGCAGGGCACCCGTCTGGAGCACCACCTGGGTCTGATGAACGCTGTGGTCGGTCAGATAGGTGAATGCCCAAATGGTGTTGGACAAGATACCCAATTCGAGTGGGTTGCACAATTGACACATCAGATGTGGCAGGAATTTGCAGATCTTGGCAAAGCTCGCCGAATCCATCTCGGAGCGACACAAAATAGAGATCAGCCAGGTCAGATTGCGGTTATAGGTGATCGGACCCTTGACCTCGAGCAGCGGCATAATTTCATCGATGATATTAAGGCCATAGACCAGATCTCGGCACTCGGCAGATATATTGCTCAGCGCCCAGAGGACTTGCTCGACGACATCCGTTGATTCGGAACGCAACAGTGCCATCAGAGGGGCGACTGCTCCAGATTTTACTACCGCCATTGTTTGTTCGGTATTGCCCGAGGTGATATTGGTCAGGGTCCAGGCAGCTTCCAATTGCAATTTCGGATTGTGATTCCTTTTCAAGAAGTCCACGCAACACGGTAATATTCCATGCTGGATCATCATGTCGATGGGTGGATCCTGGAGGCAGCCTAGCAATTTTCGGGCACATTGGAGGCCCATAATGTGACCACGTTCGTTATCACAGCTAGCCACAAAAACCATTATCTTCTGTACAGTTTTCGCAACTGTATTAATGTCAACATTATTATTAGCTGGCGTTATAGAATCGCatagtttatttatattatcgATATTTACATCATCGACCAGCATCATGTCCTGGTTATCATTATCAGTGTCTATCATCTGTGGCGTCATCGAATCATCCTCCAAAGATTCCCATGTTATGTTACGT
It encodes the following:
- the LOC122321910 gene encoding importin subunit alpha-like produces the protein MDKSPPGSHRYLFKPAGFDPLEARSRRHEVTVKLRKSKREEAFMKQRNITWESLEDDSMTPQMIDTDNDNQDMMLVDDVNIDNINKLCDSITPANNNVDINTVAKTVQKIMVFVASCDNERGHIMGLQCARKLLGCLQDPPIDMMIQHGILPCCVDFLKRNHNPKLQLEAAWTLTNITSGNTEQTMAVVKSGAVAPLMALLRSESTDVVEQVLWALSNISAECRDLVYGLNIIDEIMPLLEVKGPITYNRNLTWLISILCRSEMDSASFAKICKFLPHLMCQLCNPLELGILSNTIWAFTYLTDHSVHQTQVVLQTGALPWIVGQLTIQTHISVLMPALRCVENVIAKTEDFGNYAISVGCLPYLGNLLEHEKPMVVKRTVCIFTQLSYNQNQIQAMLEAKIYTQLAKILSNGDFRIQREVVVCICNTITFGTPHQTIAMVDEYDIFLPFIKLLDSQDTRILIRILTGIEGLFNLAENLQSIQIFTFKFEELGGLERLEKLKLHYNEAVHEMSVKLIESYYPDDDNMETPQSVTQQAHVAGDQSGPNGLSQQLQVALTPPGAAGPGLSADGQSFEMSTPPPPMDGYQF